From the genome of Pelmatolapia mariae isolate MD_Pm_ZW linkage group LG12, Pm_UMD_F_2, whole genome shotgun sequence, one region includes:
- the LOC134639431 gene encoding uncharacterized protein LOC134639431 isoform X1, translating to MKTILVLVASVTILLGLLLLIPQEEEQHHLETRLTHDAIHPDDMTQDHNHPWMNNAWYRYVYNSTRDKNCYICSHMPLTAKHLTLYGTPAPLNEGLCIYEKAARGHCDNQTMRKLEKWICLGDPNVQNINVTTTVGQEDPTYLMDLCTNITNTSEPNRYTYACEDKHWVNMSLSTPNITVLAVVTTYTFPLCVVFVNITKGATHYSLSGACQYTLTLPTLTKKLYWVEGTGWWCQGYDKQPQTYLAVPENYEGQCVPLMLSDHTFKITAGAARARTRRRRTIQPHDPIWGSDVPEEFKLWTTGQKVAHALFPWVGVGKHALRIEALNYRFGLFLNASCKVNNA from the coding sequence ATGAAGACCATACTCGTTCTGGTGGCCAGTGTCACAATCCTGTTGGGACTGCTGTTACTGATTccacaagaagaagaacagcaCCACCTGGAGACAAGACTGACACATGACGCAATACATCCAGACgacatgacacaagatcacaACCACCCATGGATGAACAATGCCTGGTACCGTTATGTGTACAACTCCACAAGAGACAAAAACTGTTACATCTGTTCACACATGCCTCTCACTGCAAAACACTTGACCCTGTACGGCACACCCGCACCACTAAATGAAGGACTGTGCATATATGAGAAAGCAGCCCGCGGACATTGTGATAACCAAACGATGAGAAAATTGGAGAAGTGGATATGTCTAGGAGACCCTAACGTCCAGAACATCAACGTCACCACAACAGTAGGACAAGAAGACCCAACCTATCTGATGGACCTATGCACTAATATCACCAACACGTCAGAGCCTAACAGGTACACATACGCCTGTGAGGACAAACACTGGGTGAATATGTCACTCAGCACCCCAAACATCACTGTGCTGGCTGTGGTGACCACGTACACTTTTCCCTTATGTGTCGTGTTTGTCAACATCACCAAAGGAGCAACTCACTACAGCCTATCTGGCGCATGCCAATACACCCTGACACTACCGACTCTTACAAAGAAACTCTACTGGGTCGAGGGGACCGGCTGGTGGTGTCAAGGATATGACAAACAACCCCAAACATACCTAGCCGTGCCTGAAAACTATGAGGGACAATGTGTGCCACTGATGCTAAGCGATCACACCTTCAAGATAACAGCAGGAGCAGCCCGTGCGCGGACACGCCGGAGACGAACAATACAACCACACGACCCAATTTGGGGCTCTGACGTCCCAGAGGAATTCAAGCTTTGGACCACAGGACAAAAGGTCGCCCATGCCCTTTTCCCATGGGTAGGAGTTGGAAAGCACGCCCTTAGAATTGAGGCTCTGAACTACCGTTTTGGACTGTTCCTGAATGCATCCTGTAAAGTGAATAACGCGTAG
- the LOC134639431 gene encoding uncharacterized protein LOC134639431 isoform X2: protein MDLINWSLNAIDTLFSTRSLGSGEPECPGGTFPAGYTMDGWQTWRIVCLAGLSIEDAEDIYLFGTMIAGFLLIGAGLALAYRRIKTAGLTAQTPTKLPAEIGLTGRGAASQKGLTDGDMVKSLEAIAAAVNTQNNISERILGHIREESAQINNYGRKLDNITDQLAAVARSQNRLCEQKIDKTTELKVNNIMEKLTAIQREMERSVSEC from the coding sequence atggatttgatcaactggtctctgaatgctattgacaccctcttctcaacgagaagtttgggctcgggagagcctgagtgccctggagggaccttccctgctggatacacgatggacgggtggcagacatggaggatcgtgtgcctggcgggactgtcgatcgaggacgctgaagatatctacctattcggaaccatgatagcagggttcttgctgatcggagctggcttggccctggcttatcggagaatCAAGACAGCGGGACTGACTGCTCAAACCCCCACCAAGCTGCCTGCTGAGATTGGATTGACTGGACGAGGCGCGGCTTCTCAGAAAGGGCTCACAGACGGGGACATGGTCAAGAGCTTGGAGGctattgcggctgcagtgaatactcagaataacatctctgagcggatactgggacacatcagggaagaatcagCTCAAATCAACAACTATGGGCGAAAGTTGGACaacatcacggatcagttggctgcggTCGCGAGGTCTCAGAACCggctctgtgagcaaaagattgacaagaccacggaattgaaggttaacaacatcatggagaaactgacggctatccaacgggagatggagagatcagtgtcggagtgctaa